In Saccharothrix syringae, the following are encoded in one genomic region:
- a CDS encoding DUF3311 domain-containing protein — protein MPSARKSSLRWSNWNLLLLVPLLMLVTPWFNSDEPRLLGLPYFYWYQFAWVPVGVACVGLVYLKTKDEPAVHGKPDLLGVDDLDEGAK, from the coding sequence ATGCCGTCTGCTCGAAAATCCAGCCTGCGCTGGAGCAACTGGAACCTGCTGCTGCTGGTCCCGCTGCTCATGCTGGTCACGCCGTGGTTCAACTCCGATGAGCCGAGACTGCTCGGGCTGCCGTACTTCTACTGGTACCAGTTCGCCTGGGTCCCGGTCGGCGTCGCCTGCGTCGGCCTGGTCTACCTCAAGACCAAGGACGAACCCGCGGTCCACGGCAAGCCCGACCTGCTCGGTGTGGACGACCTCGACGAGGGGGCGAAGTAG
- a CDS encoding LamB/YcsF family protein: MDLNADVGEGFGPWSLGDDRALLDIVTSANVACGFHAGDPDTMRRTCERAAARGVAVGAHVGYRDLNGFGRRFVDVAPGTLTAEVLYQLGGLDACARAAGTRVAYVKPHGALYRALVAHEAQADAVVDAVRAYDPALPVLGAPGAVWLKRAEVAGLPVRYEAFADRVYSALGTPADRERPGAVPHDPREVAARCVALAADGRVRTVDGRLLRMRVDSIRVHGGTPGAVAVARDVREALIGAGVPLGPFAGGLDRVRA, translated from the coding sequence GTGGACCTCAACGCGGACGTGGGAGAGGGCTTCGGCCCCTGGTCGCTCGGCGACGACCGGGCCCTGCTCGACATCGTGACCAGCGCGAACGTCGCGTGCGGCTTCCACGCGGGCGACCCGGACACGATGCGGCGCACCTGCGAGCGGGCCGCGGCTCGGGGCGTGGCCGTCGGCGCGCACGTGGGCTACCGCGACCTCAACGGCTTCGGCAGGCGGTTCGTCGACGTGGCACCGGGCACGCTGACCGCCGAGGTCCTGTACCAGCTGGGCGGCCTGGACGCGTGCGCCCGCGCGGCCGGGACCCGCGTCGCCTACGTCAAGCCGCACGGTGCGCTCTACCGCGCGCTGGTCGCGCACGAGGCGCAGGCGGACGCGGTGGTGGACGCGGTGCGGGCGTACGACCCGGCCCTGCCGGTGCTGGGGGCGCCGGGCGCGGTGTGGTTGAAGCGGGCCGAGGTGGCGGGGTTGCCGGTGCGCTACGAGGCGTTCGCCGACCGGGTGTACTCCGCGCTGGGCACGCCGGCCGACCGGGAGCGGCCGGGCGCGGTGCCGCACGACCCGCGGGAGGTCGCGGCGCGGTGCGTCGCGCTGGCCGCGGACGGCCGGGTCCGCACGGTCGACGGGCGGCTGCTGCGGATGCGGGTGGACTCGATCCGGGTGCACGGCGGGACGCCGGGCGCGGTGGCGGTCGCGCGGGACGTGCGCGAGGCCCTGATCGGCGCCGGGGTGCCGCTGGGGCCGTTCGCGGGTGGGCTGGACCGGGTGAGGGCGTGA
- the mctP gene encoding monocarboxylate uptake permease MctP — protein sequence MQWTELVVFSALFLLVTALGFMAARWKAGNTLDHLDEWGLGGRKFGSWITWFLVGGDLYTAYTFVAVPALVFGSGALGFYALPYTVVLYPIVFLPLVRMWSVSRVHGYVTPADFVRGRYGSHWLALLVAITGIVATMPYIALQLVGLEAVLRTMGLNGGGILGHLPLFIAFVILALYTYQSGLRAPALIAFVKDTLIYLVILVAVVYLPTKFGGWGAIFDGAQAKYAATESKADGILLTANNQLQYATLALGSALALFLYPHSLTGILASRGRNVIKRNMVALPAYSLLLGLLAMLGFVAISAGVKPITNQATGRPDTNTIIPSLFGQEFPSWFAGIAFAAIGIGALVPAAIMSIAAANLWTRNVYKEYLKKDASPAQEAKQAKLASLVVKFGAVAFIVFVDPQFSIDLQLIGGVMILQTLPAVAIALYTRWFHVWGLIAGWVAGMGYGMWLLYNIGNPAIGKAHFAGSALPLGNLSLFGWHPFAGSTVQVYVGAVAVLANLLVAVVVTLIARKARVFNGTDETDADDYHVDEDSNRVKPVAAH from the coding sequence ATGCAGTGGACCGAACTGGTGGTCTTCAGCGCGCTGTTCCTGCTCGTCACCGCGCTCGGCTTCATGGCCGCGCGGTGGAAGGCCGGCAACACCCTCGACCACCTCGACGAATGGGGCCTGGGCGGCCGCAAGTTCGGCTCCTGGATCACCTGGTTCCTCGTCGGCGGCGACCTCTACACCGCCTACACGTTCGTGGCGGTGCCCGCCCTGGTCTTCGGCTCCGGCGCGCTGGGCTTCTACGCCCTGCCCTACACGGTCGTGCTCTACCCGATCGTGTTCCTCCCGCTGGTGCGCATGTGGTCGGTGTCCCGGGTCCACGGCTACGTGACCCCGGCCGACTTCGTCCGCGGCCGCTACGGCTCCCACTGGCTGGCGCTGCTCGTCGCCATCACCGGCATCGTCGCCACCATGCCCTACATCGCGCTCCAGCTCGTCGGCCTCGAAGCCGTCCTGCGCACCATGGGCCTCAACGGCGGCGGCATCCTCGGCCACCTGCCGCTGTTCATCGCGTTCGTGATCCTCGCGCTCTACACCTACCAGTCGGGCCTGCGCGCCCCCGCGCTGATCGCGTTCGTCAAGGACACCCTGATCTACCTGGTCATCCTCGTCGCCGTCGTCTACCTGCCCACCAAGTTCGGCGGCTGGGGCGCCATCTTCGACGGCGCGCAGGCCAAGTACGCCGCGACCGAGTCCAAGGCCGACGGCATCCTGCTCACCGCCAACAACCAGCTCCAGTACGCCACCCTCGCCCTGGGCTCCGCCCTGGCGCTGTTCCTGTACCCGCACTCGCTGACCGGCATCCTCGCCTCGCGCGGCCGCAACGTGATCAAGCGGAACATGGTCGCCCTGCCGGCGTACTCGCTGCTCCTGGGCCTGCTGGCGATGCTCGGCTTCGTCGCCATCAGCGCCGGCGTCAAGCCCATCACCAACCAGGCCACCGGCCGCCCCGACACCAACACGATCATCCCGTCGCTGTTCGGCCAGGAGTTCCCCTCCTGGTTCGCCGGCATCGCGTTCGCGGCCATCGGCATCGGCGCCCTGGTCCCGGCCGCGATCATGTCCATCGCCGCGGCGAACCTGTGGACCCGCAACGTCTACAAGGAGTACCTGAAGAAGGACGCCAGCCCCGCCCAGGAGGCCAAGCAGGCCAAGCTCGCGTCGCTGGTGGTCAAGTTCGGCGCGGTCGCGTTCATCGTGTTCGTCGACCCGCAGTTCTCCATCGACCTCCAGCTCATCGGCGGCGTGATGATCCTGCAGACGCTGCCCGCCGTGGCGATCGCGCTGTACACGCGGTGGTTCCACGTGTGGGGCCTCATCGCCGGCTGGGTCGCCGGCATGGGCTACGGCATGTGGCTGCTCTACAACATCGGCAACCCGGCGATCGGCAAGGCCCACTTCGCCGGTTCCGCGCTGCCGCTGGGCAACCTCTCGCTGTTCGGCTGGCACCCGTTCGCCGGGTCGACGGTGCAGGTGTACGTCGGCGCGGTGGCCGTCCTGGCCAACCTGCTGGTGGCGGTGGTGGTCACGCTGATCGCCCGGAAGGCCCGCGTCTTCAACGGCACGGACGAGACCGACGCCGACGACTACCACGTGGACGAGGACAGCAACCGCGTGAAGCCCGTGGCGGCGCACTGA
- a CDS encoding GntR family transcriptional regulator: MTTVEADDWLNNLARDRADLDRSTTAERVAEKLRDSVLNGDIKPGQQLNEKALGEALRVSRNTLREAFRLLTHERLLVHEYSRGVFVRVPEVPDIVDLYAARRVIECGALRRWERAPEAARQAVRDAVALGVGQRERDDWSGVGTANVRFHQAITALAGSARLDEEVRRLLAELRLAFVIMGDSRMFYEDYLALNEEILEHLEAGRVRQAEQALLAYLDRAEQHLVTGLRGE, encoded by the coding sequence ATGACGACCGTCGAGGCGGACGACTGGCTGAACAACCTGGCCAGGGACCGCGCGGACCTCGACCGCTCCACCACCGCCGAGCGGGTCGCGGAGAAGCTGCGCGACAGCGTCCTCAACGGCGACATCAAACCCGGCCAACAGCTCAACGAGAAGGCGCTCGGCGAAGCGCTCCGCGTCTCCCGCAACACCCTGCGCGAGGCGTTCCGCCTGCTCACCCACGAACGCCTGCTCGTGCACGAGTACAGCAGGGGCGTGTTCGTCCGCGTGCCCGAGGTCCCCGACATCGTCGACCTCTACGCCGCCCGCCGCGTCATCGAGTGCGGCGCGCTGCGCCGCTGGGAACGCGCCCCCGAGGCCGCCCGGCAGGCCGTCCGCGACGCCGTCGCCCTCGGCGTCGGGCAGCGCGAGCGGGACGACTGGTCCGGCGTCGGCACCGCGAACGTCCGCTTCCACCAGGCCATCACCGCCCTCGCGGGCAGCGCCCGCCTCGACGAGGAGGTGCGGCGCCTGCTCGCCGAGCTGCGCCTGGCGTTCGTGATCATGGGCGACTCGCGGATGTTCTACGAGGACTACCTCGCCCTCAACGAGGAGATCCTCGAACACCTGGAGGCCGGCCGGGTTCGGCAGGCCGAACAAGCCCTGCTCGCCTACCTCGACCGCGCGGAGCAGCACCTCGTGACCGGCCTGCGCGGAGAGTGA
- a CDS encoding septum formation family protein, with translation MRGWRAAVVAVAALSLAACTAHVPGTPDAEVVRPSLTPSPDQLPEPGQCTDGGVEVLDCAGPHQAEVTEVGRLPDLGPDYPDDRDLRRAAVPPCRTALTAYLGSADHDATRLQARAFWPSRDGWARGDRWLLCAAVEVRPDGAPAPRTGTVRDLLKAAGFSTVQLCSAGSPGVDADAGLVGCDQPHRAEAVPGVLALGGPKDPAPSPEQVTQRAAEHCARAVNGYVGAPRDDVFASWRAFGSLAWSEGYTSVICFAEATRPFTGRLWGLGRNPLPA, from the coding sequence GTGAGGGGCTGGCGGGCGGCGGTCGTGGCGGTGGCCGCGCTGTCGCTCGCCGCCTGCACCGCCCACGTCCCGGGCACGCCGGACGCCGAGGTCGTCCGCCCCTCCCTCACCCCGTCACCCGACCAACTGCCCGAACCCGGCCAGTGCACGGACGGCGGTGTCGAGGTGCTGGACTGCGCGGGACCGCACCAGGCCGAGGTCACCGAGGTGGGGCGGCTGCCCGACCTCGGCCCGGACTACCCGGACGACCGCGACCTGCGCCGCGCCGCCGTGCCGCCGTGCCGGACCGCCCTGACCGCCTACCTGGGCAGCGCCGACCACGACGCCACCCGGTTGCAGGCGCGGGCGTTCTGGCCCAGCCGCGACGGGTGGGCCCGCGGCGACCGGTGGCTGCTGTGCGCGGCGGTCGAGGTCCGGCCCGACGGCGCGCCCGCGCCCCGCACCGGCACGGTCCGCGACCTGCTCAAGGCCGCGGGCTTCAGCACCGTTCAGCTGTGCTCGGCCGGGTCGCCGGGCGTGGACGCCGACGCCGGGCTCGTCGGCTGCGACCAGCCGCACCGCGCCGAGGCCGTGCCCGGCGTGCTGGCCCTCGGCGGACCGAAGGACCCCGCGCCATCACCGGAACAGGTGACGCAGCGGGCGGCCGAGCACTGCGCGCGAGCGGTCAACGGCTACGTGGGCGCGCCCCGCGACGACGTGTTCGCCTCGTGGCGCGCCTTCGGCAGCCTCGCCTGGTCCGAGGGCTACACCTCGGTGATCTGCTTCGCCGAGGCGACCCGCCCGTTCACCGGGCGCCTGTGGGGCCTCGGCCGCAACCCGCTGCCCGCCTGA